One segment of Sesamum indicum cultivar Zhongzhi No. 13 linkage group LG4, S_indicum_v1.0, whole genome shotgun sequence DNA contains the following:
- the LOC105161237 gene encoding riboflavin biosynthesis protein PYRR, chloroplastic isoform X1 has translation MAFSLGPLKFPSSLVCRATPTTSSSSSLALDAAYIKRAAELADKSAGFTAPHPNYGCVIATTSGNGERVVVGEGYLYAQGTTPAELQAVEAAGESCRGATAYINMEPNHCLADQAAVSALVQAGIARVVIGIRHPLQHLRGKAVRALRSEGLLVDVLGEDLQCKTVEEGLKSCLLVNAPLLYRASCRVPFSVLKYAMTLDGKIAASSGHASWISSKKSRTRVFDMRGRSDAVIVGGNTVRRDNPRLTARHGGGHLPQRIVLSKSLDLPEVANLWDVTEVSTLVATQRGAKRSFQKYLASKGVEVVEFEILNPKVVMEYLYDRGCLSVLWECGGTLAASAISSGVIHKVHAFVAPKIIGGKNAPSPVGELGMVEMSQALELIDVHYEQVGPDMLVSGFLQPVPDLTPVIPSVDETSAIDPTVSPFEASIIFFYKTWDPYGAFSNFSLHPIQLPDENGNYYSWPSVEHYYQAHKFVGLGDPVAKNCLEEIKNSKSPEEAARIGRRMQRQHPDLVRPDWESVKIDVMYRALKCKFSTYPNLTSMLLSTAGSVLVEASPHDLFWGGGREGEGLNYLGRLLMQLRSEFLSDSAQNADDRSLRPDEIKVQKLP, from the exons ATGGCCTTCTCATTGGGACCCTTAAAGTTTCCTTCTTCCCTTGTCTGCAGAGCAACTCCCACaacttcttcctcctcctcactTGCCCTTGACGCCGCCTACATCAAACGCGCGGCCGAGTTAGCCGACAAGTCCGCCGGGTTCACGGCGCCGCACCCCAACTATGGTTGCGTCATAGCCACCACTTCAGGTAATGGAGAGAGGGTGGTGGTTGGCGAGGGGTATTTGTATGCGCAAGGGACCACTCCGGCGGAGCTGCAGGCGGTTGAGGCCGCCGGGGAAAGCTGCCGTGGTGCCACTGCTTATATCAACATGGAGCCCAATCACTGCCTAGCCGACCAAGCTGCGGTTTCTGCTCTGGTCCAG GCAGGAATAGCTAGGGTTGTCATTGGTATCAGGCATCCTTTGCAACATCTCCGAGGAAAGGCTGTCCGTGCCTTGAGAAGTGAAGGCCTGCTGGTTGATGTTCTTGGTGAGGATCTCCAGTGTAAAACTGTAGAG GAAGGTCTCAAGTCCTGTCTCCTAGTAAATGCTCCTTTACTGTATAGGGCATCTTGTCGAGTTCCATTCTCTGTTCTCAAATATGCAATGACCCTTGATG GAAAAATTGCTGCAAGTAGTGGACATGCATCATGGATAAGTAGCAAAAAGTCAAGAACCCGAGTTTTTGATATGCGGGGCAGGAGTGATGCTGTTATTGTTGGAGGAAACACTGTACGCCGAGATA ATCCACGTTTGACAGCAAGACATGGAGGTGGGCATTTGCCCCAAAGGATTGTACTGTCAAAATCGCTCGATCTTCCTGAGGTGGCAAACTTGTGGGATGTTACTGAAGTTTCCACATTGGTCGCAACACAGAGAGGTGCAAAAAGGAGCTTCCAAAAATACCTTGCATCAAAGGGTGTTGAAGTAGTtgagtttgaaattttgaaccCTAAAGTTGTCATGGAATACTTGTATGATCGTGGCTGTCTCTCTGTTTTGTGGGAATGTGGAGGTACATTAGCTGCATCTGCTATTTCTTCTGGTGTCATACACAAG GTACATGCATTCGTTGCCCCTAAAATTATTGGTGGAAAAAATGCTCCATCTCCTGTTGGAGAACTTGGGATGGTGGAGATGTCACAAGCATTGGAACTAATTGATGTACACTATGAGCAG GTTGGTCCTGACATGCTTGTAAGTGGATTCCTTCAGCCGGTTCCCGACTTGACACCTGTGATTCCATCAGTAGATGAAACTTCTGCAATTGATCCTACCGTCTCTCCATTTGAAGCAAGcatcatattcttttataaaacatgGGATCCTTATGGTGCATTCTCAAACTTCTCTTTGCATCCAATTCAATTGCCTGATGAAAATGGCAACTATTATAGCTGGCCCAGTGTGGAGCACTATTACCAG GCTCATAAGTTTGTGGGGTTAGGTGATCCTGTTGCCAAAAACTGTTTGGAAGAGATAAAAAACTCCAAAAGTCCAGAGGAAGCAGCACGTATAGGAAGGAGAATGCAGAGACAGCACCCAGATTTG GTGAGACCCGACTGGGAATCTGTCAAGATAGATGTCATGTACAGAGCATTAAAATGTAAATTCTCTACGTATCCGAATTTAACTTCTATGCTACTCTCGACTGCTGGATCCGTCCTGGTTGAAGCTTCACCGCATGATCTGTTCTGGGGTGGGGGTCGAGAAGGAGAAGGGCTAAACTATCTTGGGAGGCTGCTGATGCAGTTGAGATCCGAGTTTCTGTCAGATTCTGCACAGAATGCAGATGATAGAAGTCTTCGACCGGACGAAATCAAGGTACAGAAATTGCCATGA
- the LOC105161236 gene encoding dirigent protein 24-like has product MAHLFMLTSKILNSIICLLLLATTFASSARILDEITPSVPLSVDAPDTSDPIPETDNPNVAPAVPPTTTTLPSGQFPATDTVPTTDLAPVVPTEPAAPLVAPGPHVPPVTTPVTTPSSGAAATSATTPAATSGDPSTFSFFMHDILGGSQPSGRVVAGIVANSNANNLPFSKPNNQIFPINGGVPLNTINGVINNNNYPFLVGLNGSPTNTLVQSNGNNVVTDNNNQAFVTAGQLPQGLTIQQLMFGSVTVVDNEITEGHELGTGVLGKAQGFYITSSTDGSSHTLVLTALFHGGDHHEIVDTISFFGVHRTATPMSHIAVVGGTGKYENAKGYATIETLPHVDQHTTDGVETITHFTVYLTT; this is encoded by the coding sequence ATGGCTCACCTTTTTATGCTCACCTCTAAAATTCTCAACTCTATCATTTGCTTGTTGCTGCTAGCCACCACCTTCGCTAGCTCCGCAAGAATTCTTGATGAAATAACCCCGTCAGTCCCCCTTTCAGTTGATGCGCCGGACACCTCGGATCCTATACCGGAGACTGACAACCCTAATGTTGCACCTGCGGTGccacccaccaccaccaccctGCCCAGTGGCCAATTTCCAGCCACCGACACTGTTCCCACCACTGATTTGGCACCCGTTGTCCCAACAGAACCTGCAGCACCTCTCGTAGCACCGGGTCCCCACGTTCCACCAGTCACAACCCCAGTCACTACACCATCTAGTGGAGCTGCTGCCACCTCTGCTACGACGCCAGCTGCAACCTCCGGTGATCCCTCCACATTTTCCTTCTTCATGCACGACATCCTTGGAGGGTCCCAGCCCTCAGGTCGAGTAGTCGCTGGTATCGTGGCTAACTCCAATGCCAACAACCTCCCCTTCTCCAAGCCCAACAACCAAATCTTCCCCATTAATGGCGGTGTTCCTCTCAACACCATCAACGGCGtcatcaacaacaacaactacCCATTCCTCGTCGGCCTCAATGGCTCTCCTACCAACACCCTCGTCCAAAGCAACGGCAACAACGTGGTAACCGACAACAACAACCAAGCCTTTGTTACAGCAGGACAACTCCCACAAGGCCTGACAATCCAACAACTCATGTTTGGGTCGGTAACAGTGGTCGACAATGAGATAACAGAAGGGCACGAGCTGGGAACAGGAGTGCTCGGAAAAGCTCAAGGCTTTTACATCACAAGCTCAACAGACGGCAGCAGCCACACACTGGTGCTGACTGCGTTATTCCACGGGGGCGATCATCATGAGATTGTGGACACAATAAGCTTCTTCGGGGTACACAGAACTGCCACTCCGATGTCCCACATTGCAGTAGTTGGAGGAACAGGGAAGTACGAGAATGCAAAAGGGTATGCTACAATTGAGACACTTCCTCATGTGGATCAGCATACAACTGATGGTGTGGAAACGATCACGCACTTCACTGTTTATCTGACCACCTAG
- the LOC105161237 gene encoding riboflavin biosynthesis protein PYRR, chloroplastic isoform X2, with product MEPNHCLADQAAVSALVQAGIARVVIGIRHPLQHLRGKAVRALRSEGLLVDVLGEDLQCKTVEEGLKSCLLVNAPLLYRASCRVPFSVLKYAMTLDGKIAASSGHASWISSKKSRTRVFDMRGRSDAVIVGGNTVRRDNPRLTARHGGGHLPQRIVLSKSLDLPEVANLWDVTEVSTLVATQRGAKRSFQKYLASKGVEVVEFEILNPKVVMEYLYDRGCLSVLWECGGTLAASAISSGVIHKVHAFVAPKIIGGKNAPSPVGELGMVEMSQALELIDVHYEQVGPDMLVSGFLQPVPDLTPVIPSVDETSAIDPTVSPFEASIIFFYKTWDPYGAFSNFSLHPIQLPDENGNYYSWPSVEHYYQAHKFVGLGDPVAKNCLEEIKNSKSPEEAARIGRRMQRQHPDLVRPDWESVKIDVMYRALKCKFSTYPNLTSMLLSTAGSVLVEASPHDLFWGGGREGEGLNYLGRLLMQLRSEFLSDSAQNADDRSLRPDEIKVQKLP from the exons ATGGAGCCCAATCACTGCCTAGCCGACCAAGCTGCGGTTTCTGCTCTGGTCCAG GCAGGAATAGCTAGGGTTGTCATTGGTATCAGGCATCCTTTGCAACATCTCCGAGGAAAGGCTGTCCGTGCCTTGAGAAGTGAAGGCCTGCTGGTTGATGTTCTTGGTGAGGATCTCCAGTGTAAAACTGTAGAG GAAGGTCTCAAGTCCTGTCTCCTAGTAAATGCTCCTTTACTGTATAGGGCATCTTGTCGAGTTCCATTCTCTGTTCTCAAATATGCAATGACCCTTGATG GAAAAATTGCTGCAAGTAGTGGACATGCATCATGGATAAGTAGCAAAAAGTCAAGAACCCGAGTTTTTGATATGCGGGGCAGGAGTGATGCTGTTATTGTTGGAGGAAACACTGTACGCCGAGATA ATCCACGTTTGACAGCAAGACATGGAGGTGGGCATTTGCCCCAAAGGATTGTACTGTCAAAATCGCTCGATCTTCCTGAGGTGGCAAACTTGTGGGATGTTACTGAAGTTTCCACATTGGTCGCAACACAGAGAGGTGCAAAAAGGAGCTTCCAAAAATACCTTGCATCAAAGGGTGTTGAAGTAGTtgagtttgaaattttgaaccCTAAAGTTGTCATGGAATACTTGTATGATCGTGGCTGTCTCTCTGTTTTGTGGGAATGTGGAGGTACATTAGCTGCATCTGCTATTTCTTCTGGTGTCATACACAAG GTACATGCATTCGTTGCCCCTAAAATTATTGGTGGAAAAAATGCTCCATCTCCTGTTGGAGAACTTGGGATGGTGGAGATGTCACAAGCATTGGAACTAATTGATGTACACTATGAGCAG GTTGGTCCTGACATGCTTGTAAGTGGATTCCTTCAGCCGGTTCCCGACTTGACACCTGTGATTCCATCAGTAGATGAAACTTCTGCAATTGATCCTACCGTCTCTCCATTTGAAGCAAGcatcatattcttttataaaacatgGGATCCTTATGGTGCATTCTCAAACTTCTCTTTGCATCCAATTCAATTGCCTGATGAAAATGGCAACTATTATAGCTGGCCCAGTGTGGAGCACTATTACCAG GCTCATAAGTTTGTGGGGTTAGGTGATCCTGTTGCCAAAAACTGTTTGGAAGAGATAAAAAACTCCAAAAGTCCAGAGGAAGCAGCACGTATAGGAAGGAGAATGCAGAGACAGCACCCAGATTTG GTGAGACCCGACTGGGAATCTGTCAAGATAGATGTCATGTACAGAGCATTAAAATGTAAATTCTCTACGTATCCGAATTTAACTTCTATGCTACTCTCGACTGCTGGATCCGTCCTGGTTGAAGCTTCACCGCATGATCTGTTCTGGGGTGGGGGTCGAGAAGGAGAAGGGCTAAACTATCTTGGGAGGCTGCTGATGCAGTTGAGATCCGAGTTTCTGTCAGATTCTGCACAGAATGCAGATGATAGAAGTCTTCGACCGGACGAAATCAAGGTACAGAAATTGCCATGA